The following are encoded together in the Salinibacterium sp. UTAS2018 genome:
- a CDS encoding flotillin family protein encodes MEFFATGGLVLLIGIGVVVLVVLFLVMLLIARAWFKVARADEALVVSGRSQKDGAGNDSAVTVIVNGKALVNPITQRHETISLRSRQVSMTAEAQSADNVTLQVEAVAIVKIGSDANLVRRAAERFASQDSAIEQFTTEQLEGALRGVVATLSVVELMRERKKFSDQIATDVSTELSEQGLILDSFQIKGIGDKVGYIQSLGTPQIESKRREAELATADANREISKRNITVAEANLIEQTALDKNTADSKAEVGKANAEAEQAEALARARAEQGVLQQRAENRQAELDADVKRLADANLYKAQKDADSDAYRLVKGAEAQAQIAAVEAEAVRVRAAADADATRLAGEAKAASIEAEAGALAKHQDALLAQRALETLPQVMEQWAKGYGQIGSVTVIGGSGASGGDTVGTESAVALRGTFESIKAATGLDLASIIQGRTVGQAVGEGARGESGDSTLAATLAHAANTVADAAPQSAPVATEGDTAE; translated from the coding sequence ATGGAATTCTTCGCCACTGGCGGACTCGTCCTCCTCATCGGGATCGGGGTGGTCGTTCTTGTTGTACTTTTCTTGGTCATGCTGCTGATCGCCCGCGCCTGGTTCAAGGTCGCTCGCGCCGACGAGGCCTTGGTTGTCTCGGGTCGTTCGCAGAAGGATGGCGCGGGTAATGACTCCGCTGTCACCGTTATCGTCAACGGCAAGGCTTTGGTCAACCCGATCACGCAGCGCCACGAAACGATTTCGCTGCGTTCGCGCCAAGTCTCGATGACCGCAGAAGCGCAGTCAGCAGACAACGTGACGCTGCAGGTTGAGGCCGTGGCGATCGTGAAGATCGGTTCTGACGCGAACCTCGTGCGCCGTGCCGCCGAGCGCTTCGCTTCACAGGACAGCGCGATCGAGCAGTTCACGACCGAGCAGCTTGAGGGTGCTCTTCGTGGTGTCGTCGCGACGCTGTCGGTCGTTGAGCTCATGCGTGAGCGCAAGAAGTTCTCCGACCAGATCGCTACCGATGTCTCCACCGAGCTGTCGGAGCAGGGTCTGATTCTCGACTCGTTCCAGATCAAGGGCATCGGTGACAAGGTTGGCTACATCCAGTCGCTCGGAACCCCGCAGATCGAGTCGAAGCGTCGCGAAGCAGAGCTCGCTACGGCCGATGCGAACCGTGAAATCTCCAAGCGGAACATCACCGTTGCTGAGGCAAACCTGATCGAGCAGACCGCGCTCGACAAGAACACCGCAGACTCCAAGGCAGAGGTCGGTAAGGCTAACGCTGAAGCCGAGCAGGCCGAAGCTCTCGCTCGCGCCCGTGCCGAGCAGGGCGTTCTGCAGCAGCGTGCTGAGAACCGTCAGGCAGAGCTCGACGCTGACGTGAAGCGTCTCGCTGACGCCAACCTGTACAAGGCTCAAAAGGATGCCGACTCCGACGCCTACCGTCTCGTCAAGGGTGCCGAAGCTCAAGCTCAGATCGCCGCCGTTGAAGCCGAAGCAGTGCGCGTTCGCGCCGCTGCTGACGCGGATGCCACCCGCCTTGCCGGTGAAGCAAAGGCTGCCAGCATCGAAGCAGAAGCTGGCGCGCTCGCCAAGCACCAAGACGCGCTCCTCGCGCAACGTGCCCTCGAAACTCTGCCGCAGGTTATGGAGCAGTGGGCCAAGGGTTACGGCCAGATCGGTTCTGTCACCGTTATCGGCGGCAGCGGAGCCAGCGGTGGAGACACCGTCGGCACCGAAAGTGCTGTCGCATTGCGCGGCACGTTCGAGTCGATCAAGGCTGCAACCGGTCTCGACCTGGCGTCGATCATCCAGGGCCGCACCGTCGGTCAAGCGGTCGGCGAAGGCGCTCGCGGTGAGTCAGGCGACAGCACTCTTGCCGCCACGCTCGCGCACGCCGCTAACACGGTGGCGGATGCCGCACCCCAGTCGGCTCCGGTCGCTACCGAGGGTGACACTGCCGAGTAG
- a CDS encoding aminopeptidase P family protein, which yields MTFAASFHPTADNTFSERETMSSDSAPTFDSAQPAASASPAATVSAASSAPHPDRGDPRLPHLRNATGFVEYMKSGWATPDRTPDTVPGIAAATAAHRARLSPAFPGRTIVVAGGVAPVRVNDNYYGFRPDSSFFWLSGCSAEDAVLVMSPTAGGHEATLFIPAPAYPGEADFFANAAHGELWVGSAPGMPEWTAALQIETRPLSELETALNRASDILLTGSLHGAHRLLRDIPVSQDLGRVLSEIRMIKDEWEIAELRGAVNHTIEGFKAVAREIPQAIQFGGERWLQGTFDRYARTVGNGTGYTTIVGSGKNAPVLHWVRCDGPVNPDAAVLLDMGVEARSLYTADVTRTLPASGTFTTAQRQAHDLVEKAHRAGLAAVGPGKIFSDFHLAALEVIATGLHDWGMLPVSVDEALSAQGQHHRRYIVCGIGHHLGLDVHDCAQSSYSAYQSGELQPGMVMAVEPGLYFHEWDLTVPPELRGLGVRIEDNVLVTPTGHEVLSDALPITADGIEGWMRAL from the coding sequence GTGACGTTTGCAGCTAGTTTTCATCCCACTGCTGACAACACTTTCAGCGAAAGGGAAACCATGTCATCGGATTCCGCCCCCACGTTCGATTCTGCCCAGCCCGCCGCATCCGCTTCACCGGCCGCCACGGTTTCGGCTGCTTCGTCGGCGCCACACCCTGACCGCGGCGACCCGCGCCTGCCGCACTTGCGCAATGCCACCGGCTTTGTCGAGTACATGAAGTCGGGGTGGGCGACTCCTGATCGCACGCCCGACACGGTTCCCGGCATCGCGGCGGCGACGGCAGCACATCGTGCACGCCTGAGCCCGGCGTTTCCCGGCCGCACGATTGTGGTGGCCGGCGGTGTCGCTCCGGTGCGCGTAAACGACAACTACTACGGCTTTCGCCCCGACAGCAGCTTCTTCTGGTTGAGCGGATGCTCGGCTGAAGACGCCGTACTCGTGATGAGCCCCACGGCCGGCGGCCACGAGGCCACGCTCTTCATTCCCGCACCGGCATATCCGGGCGAAGCGGACTTCTTTGCGAATGCCGCGCACGGCGAACTCTGGGTTGGCTCCGCACCGGGCATGCCCGAGTGGACGGCCGCGCTGCAGATTGAGACGCGTCCACTCTCGGAACTCGAAACAGCGTTGAACCGCGCGAGTGACATTCTGCTCACCGGCTCACTGCACGGAGCCCACCGGCTGCTGCGCGACATCCCCGTTTCGCAGGATCTTGGCCGGGTGCTCTCGGAGATCCGTATGATCAAAGACGAGTGGGAGATAGCCGAACTGCGCGGTGCCGTGAACCACACGATCGAGGGCTTCAAGGCGGTGGCGCGCGAGATTCCGCAGGCTATTCAGTTCGGTGGCGAGCGCTGGTTGCAGGGCACGTTCGACCGCTACGCGCGCACCGTCGGCAATGGCACCGGGTACACGACGATCGTCGGAAGCGGCAAGAACGCCCCCGTGCTGCACTGGGTGCGCTGCGACGGCCCCGTGAATCCCGACGCCGCCGTGCTGCTCGACATGGGTGTGGAAGCTCGCTCCTTATATACGGCGGATGTCACGCGCACGCTGCCGGCATCCGGAACGTTCACGACAGCCCAGCGCCAAGCGCACGACCTCGTCGAGAAGGCGCACCGCGCGGGACTCGCGGCGGTCGGCCCCGGCAAGATCTTCAGCGACTTTCACCTTGCCGCGCTCGAAGTGATCGCGACCGGACTGCACGACTGGGGCATGCTTCCTGTCTCCGTCGATGAGGCGCTGAGCGCTCAGGGTCAGCACCACCGTCGCTACATCGTGTGTGGCATCGGGCACCACCTCGGCCTCGACGTTCACGACTGCGCGCAGTCGAGCTATTCCGCCTACCAGAGCGGCGAACTCCAGCCCGGAATGGTCATGGCAGTCGAGCCCGGACTCTACTTTCACGAGTGGGACCTGACCGTGCCGCCCGAGCTGCGGGGCCTTGGTGTGCGCATCGAAGACAACGTGCTCGTGACGCCGACAGGCCACGAAGTGCTCTCGGATGCCCTGCCAATTACAGCGGATGGCATCGAAGGGTGGATGCGCGCGCTGTAA
- a CDS encoding MetS family NSS transporter small subunit, translating to MSGIAITFFLVAAVLVWGGLVASIVFLARKPQLDVYPDGADEVSDND from the coding sequence ATGAGCGGCATCGCCATCACGTTCTTCCTCGTCGCCGCCGTGCTCGTCTGGGGCGGCCTCGTGGCGAGCATCGTCTTCCTCGCCCGCAAGCCGCAGCTCGACGTGTATCCGGATGGCGCCGACGAGGTCAGCGACAACGACTAG